The following are from one region of the Arachis duranensis cultivar V14167 chromosome 10, aradu.V14167.gnm2.J7QH, whole genome shotgun sequence genome:
- the LOC107469050 gene encoding protein MIZU-KUSSEI 1-like — MAFSIGATTTSSRSINNGVTTVDCHKQVRSWRLLRYLVALLIPTCNCIEQKEESFEHKKIMRGAASTTSTITGTIFGYRKGKVSFCIQSNSNSSEPILLLELAVPTTILAKEMRGGTLRIVLESSCSYNKNLFSTPLWTMYCNGRKVGYAVNRRPLNSDLEALKLMRSVSVGTGVINNEQDNELMYLRASFQRVRGTSNSESFHLIDPEGCIGQELSIFFFRSPR, encoded by the coding sequence ATGGCCTTCTCAATAGGTGCTACTACTACGAGTAGCAGAAGCATCAACAATGGCGTGACCACAGTGGATTGCCACAAACAAGTTCGATCATGGAGGCTCCTACGTTACCTGGTGGCACTACTTATCCCAACATGTAACTGCAttgaacaaaaagaagaaagcttTGAGCACAAGAAAATCATGAGAGGCGCCGCCTCAACTACCAGCACCATCACAGGCACAATTTTCGGTTACCGGAAGGGGAAGGTAAGTTTCTGCATCCAATCGAACTCGAACTCATCGGAACCGATTCTCCTCCTTGAATTGGCGGTTCCAACGACGATCTTGGCCAAGGAAATGCGAGGAGGAACGCTGAGAATAGTTCTTGAGAGTAGTTGCAGTTATAACAAGAATCTGTTTTCGACGCCGCTTTGGACCATGTATTGCAACGGAAGGAAAGTTGGTTACGCCGTTAATCGAAGACCGTTGAATTCTGATCTGGAAGCGTTAAAGTTGATGCGTTCTGTTTCAGTTGGAACTGGCGTTATCAATAATGAACAAGATAATGAGCTTATGTATCTAAGAGCATCGTTTCAAAGGGTTCGTGGAACTTCAAATTCTGAATCTTTTCATTTGATTGATCCAGAGGGGTGCATTGGACAGGAGCTAAGTATCTTCTTTTTTCGCTCACCCAGATGA